The Dasypus novemcinctus isolate mDasNov1 chromosome 12, mDasNov1.1.hap2, whole genome shotgun sequence genome includes a window with the following:
- the LOC131280682 gene encoding olfactory receptor 8S1-like, with the protein MALGNHSTILEFILLGLSADPHVQGLLFVLFLGIYILTLMGNLLMLLVIRADAQLHTPMYFFLSHLSFLDFCFSSATVPKLLENLLSQRKAISVEGCMAQVFFVFESGATEASLLSAMAYDRYVAICHPLRYGQIMSNQLCNRLLWGSWGLSFLNAFINTLLAMNLDFCGDDFIPHYSCELPSLFSLSCSDISTSVTVLFCSGLMHGIGTCFLIVYSYALIFSTILSISSSLGRRKAFSTCSSHLTVVLLFYGSGFLRYLLPVSGSLLELIFSVQYSVITPLVNPLIYSLKNNQVKAALRRTLKKYLQYIRQLASVG; encoded by the coding sequence ATGGCCTTGGGGAACCACAGCACCATCCTCGAGTTCATCCTCCTTGGACTGTCTGCTGACCCCCATGTCCAGGGTCTGCTCTTTGTGCTGTTCCTGGGAATTTACATCCTGACCCTGATGGGGAACTTGTTGATGCTTTTGGTCATCAGGGCAGATGCTCAGCTCCACacgcccatgtacttcttcctgagTCACCTCTCCTTCCTAGATTTTTGCTTCTCTTCTGCCACAGTGCCAAAACTGCTAGAGAATCTCCTGTCTCAAAGGAAAGCCATCTCAGTTGAAGGCTGCATGGCTcaggtcttctttgtttttgagTCTGGGGCCACAGAAGCCAGCCTGCTCTCAgcgatggcctatgaccgctatgttgcCATCTGCCACCCTCTGCGCTATGGACAGATCATGAGCAACCAGCTCTGTAACAGGCTGCTGTGGGGATCCTGGGGCCTGAGTTTTCTGAATGCATTCATCAACACCCTTCTTGCTATGAACTTGGACTTCTGTGGAGATGATTTCATCCCCCACTACAGCTGTGAGCTGCCCTCACTCTTCTCTCTGTCCTGTTCTGATATATCCACCAGTGTTACAGTACTTTTCTGCTCTGGTCTAATGCATGGAATTGGAACCTGCTTTCTTATTGTTTATTCCTATGCTCTTATTTTCTCCACCATCCTCAGCATTAGCTCCTCCTTAGGCAGAAGAAAggccttctccacctgctcctcTCACCTCACCGTAGTGCTGCTATTTTATGGTTCAGGTTTTCTTCGCTATCTACTGCCAGTCTCAGGCTCACTACTGGAGTTGATCTTCTCTGTACAGTACAGTGTGATTACTCCCTTAGTGAATCCCCTCATCTATAGCCTGAAAAACAACCAGGTGAAAGCAGCTTTGAGAAGGACCTTAAAAAAATATCTCCAATATATCAGGCAGTTGGCTTCAGTAGGATGA